From the Thermus brockianus genome, the window CGGGCGCAGGAGGTCTTCCATAGCCCCACCTTCCGCGTCTACACCAGTGCCGACCTCCGGGGGGTGGAGCTTTGCGGGGGCCTCAAGAACGTGCTCGCCCTGGCGGCGGGGATGGTGGACGGGCTGAGGCTTGGGGACAACGCCAAGGCCGCCCTCCTCACCCGGGGCCTTAGGGAGATGGTGCGCTTCGGCACCGCCCAGGGAGGGGAGGAGGCCACCTTTTATGGCCTTGCGGGCCTGGGGGACCTCCTCGCCACCGCCTATAGCCTCCACTCCCGCAACCGGGGGGCGGGGGAACGGTTGGTGCGGGGGGAGGCCCTGGAGCGCCTCGAGGACCGGGGGGTGGTGGAGGGGCTCTACGCCGTGAAGGCCCTCATGGCCTGGCGCCAAAGGGCGGGGGTGGAACTCCCCATCGCCGAGGCGGTCTACCGGGTGGCCTACGAGGGGCTAGACCCCTTGAAGGCCCTTTCCGAGCTCATGTCCCGGGAGCCCAAGGCGGAAGGCTAGAAGATTTCCGCCAGGAAACCCAAGAGGGCCGTGCGGAAGGCCTTGGGGTTTTCCAGGTTGGCCAGGTGCCCGGCCTCGGGCAGGATGAGGGCCCGGGCATCGGGGAGGGCTTTGGCCAGGCGCTTGGCCTCCTCTACTGGGGTGAGCGCATCCTCCTCCCCCACCAGGACCAGGGCGGGGCGGCGCATTCCGGGGAGGAGGGGCGTGGAGTCGGGCCTTTCCGCCAGGGCCTTCAGGCTTTCCGCCACCGCCTCGGGGATGGCCTGGAGGATCAGCTCCCGGGCCCTCGCCGCCACCTCGGGCTTCTCCGCTTGGGTGGTACGGCCCAGGTGGCTTGGGAGGAGGGCTTCGGGCAGGAAGCCCACCCCCTCCGCCAGCACCCGCTCCCTTAAGGCGTAACGGTTCCGCTTGGCCTCCTCGGTGTCGGGCCCGGAGCGGGTATCCGCCAGGACAAAGCCCAGGAAGCGCTCGGGGGCCTTCCGCCACAGCTCAAAGATGAGGTAGCCCCCCATGGAAAGCCCCACGAAGACCGCCTCCTCCAGCCCCGCCTCGTCCATCTCCTTTAGGACCTTCTCTGCCGCCTGGGGGAGGTTTAGGCCCAGGTAATGGGGGGCGAGGACGGGAAGCCGCCCCCGGAAGTGGGCCACCTCCCCCTCCCACATCTTGGGGTTGTAGGGGAAGGCGTGGAGGAAAACCAGGCCCCTCATGGCCTTCAGCTTATCCCGAAGCCTCCGCGGGCTCCCCTTCTAGCCCCAAGGCCTTGAGCCGGGCCACCAGGGCGGGGTCCTCCACCACCACGAAGTTCTCCTTGCCCCGGGACTCCGCCCTAAGCTTCCCTTCCCGGGCCGCCTCCTTCCAAGCCTCCATGAGGTCGGGGTGTTGGAGGAGAAGGGGCGTCACCTTGTGGGCGGGGTAGCGCCTCACCGCAGGGCCTCCTCGAGGGCGTGCCAGGCCAGGGTGGCGCACTTCACCCGGGCCGGGAGCTTGGCCACCCCCTGGAGGGCCAGGAGGTCTCCCAGGGCGGGGTCGGGCGGGGCCCCCTCCACCACCATGGCCTGGAACTTCCGGGAAAGCTCCAGGGCCTCCGCCACCTTCTTCCCCTTCACCGCCTCCGTCATCATGGAGGCGCTGGCGGTGCTGATGGCGCACCCCTGGCCCTGGAAGCGGATGTCGGCGATGGTGTCCCCCTCCAGCAGGACCATCACCTCCACCTGGTCCCCGCAGGAAGGGTTCATCCCCCCCGCCCGCCTGCTGGCCTGGGGCAGGACCCCGAAGTTCTTGGGGTGCTGGTAGTGCTTCAGGATGGTTTCCCGATAAAGCTCGTCAAGGACGCTCATTGACCCTACTTTACTCCGCCTCCCCCTCCTCCAAAAGGGGAAGGCGTACCCGGAAGACCGTGCGCCCAGGCCGGCTTTCCACGGAGATCTCTCCCCCGTGGGCCTTGGCGATGGCCTGGGCGATGGCTAGGCCCAACCCTACCCCTCCCCCAGGCCCCCGGGCGAAGCGCTGGAAAAGCCGGGGGAGGAGGTCCTCGGGGATGCCGGGCCCTGTGTCCTCCACCTCCAAAAGGGCCAGGCCCCCATCCCGCCGAAGGCGCACCCATACCCCCTCCTTCCCGGCGGCCCGTACCCCGTTGGCGAGGAGGTTCCTGAGCATCTGCAGGAGGCGGTCGGGGTCCCCGAGGACCTCGGCGCCTTCCCCTTGGAAGGCCACCCCGTACTCCTGCGCCGCCTCCTTGGCCAAGGCCTCCAGGTCCACGATGTGCAGGTTAAGGCTCCAGCCCGCCTCTCCCCGGGCCAGGGCCAGGAGGTCCTCCACCAGGCGGCGCATCCTTTCCGCCGTGGCCCTGGCCGTCCTTAGGGCTTCCTCGTCCTGAGGGTTTCGGGAAAGGCGGTCCAGGTGGCCGAGGAGGACCGTGAGGGGGGTTCTGAGCTCGTGGCTCGCCTCGGCCAAAAACGCCCTCTCCCTTTCCTTGGCCTCCTTTAGGGCCTCCAGAAGGCCATTCACCGCCTTTACCATGCGGCCGAACTCGTCTTGGGGGAGGGTGAGGGGTACGGGCTCCAGGCGCTCTGGGTTCCTTCGGGCGATCTCCCGGGCCGCCTCCTCCAGGGGGCGGGCCGCCAGGCGCGCCGTCAGGTAGACCAGGCCCACCCCGACGGGAAAAAGGAGGAAGAAAGCCTCCACCAGGGAACGCCTGAGGGCGGCCAGGGCCAGGTCAATGGGGGCCGTGTCCTGGGTGAGGACCAGGAGGCCCAAGGGGGTACGCGCCCAGGCGGCGGCGAAGCCTTCCCGGAAGGTGACCCGGGGGGTTTCCCCCGCACCCCGAAGCGCCTCCGGCTCCAGGCGGTGTTCCGGCCGGGTGAGGAGAAGGGGTTCCCCGTCCTCCGCGTAGAGGTGCAGGTACACGCCTCCCGTGGCGATCAGGCTTCCCGAAAGTCCCTTTTGGTAGGCTTCCGCTGCTTTTCTGGCGTCCTCGAGGAGGCCGCGCTCCAGGTGGCCCCTTAGGGCCCGCTCCACCCCCCGGCCCGCCAGGTAGAGGGCCCCCACCAGGAAGAGGAGCCATAGGAGGCTAAAGGAGAGGAAAAGGCGCAGGCGGAAGGAAAGGGGAGGCATGGGGTATTAGGCTTCCTCGTCCCCTTTGCCCGGGCGCACGGCGTAGCCGAGGCCCCGCACCGTGCGCAGGTAGCCGTAGGCCCCCACCTCCCGGAGCTTGGCCCGGAGGTTGGCCACGTGCACGTCCAGCACGTTGGACTCCCGGCCCAAGGGGCGGCCCCAGATCTTCTCCTCAATCTCCTCCCGGGGGAAGACCCTTCCTGGGCGGTGCATGAGGAGGTGGAGGAGGTCAAACTCCTTGGGGGATAGCCGCACCTCGGTCTCCCCGAAGAAGACCTGGCGCCGTTTGGGGTAAAGCGCAAGCCGGCCCACGGCGAGGACCTCGCTCCCCCCCTTATGGCGGAGCTGCACCTGGATGCGGGCAAGGAGCTCGGCGGGGTGGAAGGGCTTCACCAGGTAGTCGTCCGCTCCCTCGGAAAGGAGGCCCACCTTGCGCTCCACGGCGTCCTGGGCGGTGAGGACCAGGATGGGGGTGTCGTCCGTGGCGCGGATGCGCCGGGCCACCTCCGCCCCGTCCAGGTCAGGAAGGCCCAGATCCAAGACCACCAGGTCGGGCTTTTTCTCCCGGTGGCGCACCAGGCCCTCCATGCCGCTTTTGGCCCACTCCACCTGGAAGCCCGCCTCTTTGAGCTCCAGCTCCACCAGCCGGGCCACCTCGGGGTCGTCCTCAATGAGCAGGATGCGCTTCATGGCCAAAGCCTTTCCGGGGGGGTGAGGCCGTATACCTCCTTGAGGAGCCTGAGGAGGCTCACCCTTTCCCTTTCCGCAAGGAGAAGGACATCCCCCCGCTCCGCCACGCCCAAGAAGGCCCTGGGCTTCTCGCCGGGGAGGGCGAGGAGGAGCTGCACCTCCTGCCCGGGCCTGGGGGGCACGGGGGAGGAGAGGGGAAGCAGGCGCCTGCCCTCCACCCGCCAAGCCCCGTGGAGGGTACGCAGGTCCTGGGAGAGGAGCCTAAGCTCGGTCCCCGGGGGCAGGGCGGGGCCCAGGAGGGGGGGCAAAGCGGCCAGGGCCGCACCGAGGAGGAGAAGCCAAGCCCAAAGGCGCATCTTCCCCCATTTTAGGGAGAGGGCTCCGCCCTTTGTGGGAGGGAGGTTAAGGGGCCTGAAGGTTTTTCGGGCAGGAGGAAGCCAGCGGAAACCACGTACTTGAGGGCGTCCTCCACGCTGATCTCCAAGGGGATCACCTCCTCCGTGGGCACCAGGATCACCATGCCGCTGGCGGGCACGGGGCTGGTGGGCACGAGGACGGCGGTGTACCCCTCGGGCAAGGGGGGCAGGCGGCTTCCCACGGGCTGGACCACGAAGCACAGGGTGTATAGCCCCCGCCTGGGGTACTCAATGACCGCCGCCCGGCTGAACTTCACCTCCTTCTGCCCGAAGAGGGTGTGGGCGATCTGCTGCACCGCCTTGTAGATGTCCCGCACCAGGGGGATGAGGAGGAGGGAGCGTTCCAGGGAAACGATGAGGCGCCGGCCCAGGTAGTGTTCCGCCAGGGTGCCCACCAGGTAGATGAGCAGTGCGGCTAAGAAAAGGCCCACGAAGGGGAGGGCCGGCTGGTACGCCCGGGGCACCTCGAGGTTCAGGAGGTGGAGAAACCCCTGGATGTAGCCCCCCGAGTAGGTGTAGACCCAGCCCAGGAAGTAGAGGGTGACGAGGAGGGGCAAAAGGGTGACGAGCCCCGTGAGAAAACGTTGGCGGAGGCGCATGGCTACCAGTTTACGAAAAAGGCCCCCCGGGCTTGGGGGCCCCGGGGGACCGGAGGCGCTAGCGGCCCTCTCCCCGGCTTTGGGCGAGCTCCTTTAGCCCCTTCACGTCCTTCAGGAGGATCTTGCCGTAGCCCGAGCGGATGTACCCCTCCCGCACGAGCTCCCCGATGACCTTGGTCACCGTCTCCCGCACGCTCCCCACGGCGGCGGCCAGCTCGTCGTGGGTGGCCCGGAGGACCAGGCCCTCTTCCTCCTCCCGGGCCAAGGGGGTTTCGGCGAGCTCTAGAAGGGCCGCCGCCATACGGTTTTTGAGCCTTTGCGTGGCCAGGCGCTCAATGCGGCGGTAAGACTCGGAAAGGGCCTGGGCCAGGTGGGCCACCAGGTCCAAGAGCTCCTCGGGCCTGGGCTCCTTGGGCAGGGCCTCCACCGCCACCTCGGTGACCGCCTCGGCGAAGTAGGTGCGCTCGGTCCCCGAGAGGGCCTCTTCCCCGAAGTACCCCCCCGGGCGCACCAGGCGCAGGGTGAGGGCGTTCCCCTCCTCGTCCACCGCCTCGAGGCGCACGAGGCCCTCGAGGACCCGGTAGACCCGGTCCCTGGGCCCCGGCACCCCGGGGTAGAGGATGACCTCGCCGGGCTTGAAGCTGAGGGTTTCGCGGGTCTGGGTCATGGCTGCCTCCTTAGCCCCAGGCTAGCACGCCCCAGGGGATTTTGTAAACCTTTAGGTTGCAAAAATCCCTTAGCCCTGCCCTAGGGGGCGCTTTCGCGCCCCGGGAGGGATCTTTTCCGTGGATATTTCCCCTGCCCCATGGCCTCCCCCACCCAGCATGCCCAGAAGGGAGCCCTTTCCCCCACCGCCCTTAGCCTCTACCCCCCGCCCCTCCTCCCGGTCATCCAGGGAAAGAGGGCTCCGGGGCGGATCCTCCCCACGGCCCGAGCCCCTCGAGGTCCCTCAGGTCCACTGGAGGGCCCAAAGCCCGCTTGCGGTTCTTGAAGAACCGAAACCCCGCCCCCCAAAGGCCAAGGCCTACCCTCCCATGGCCAAAAACCGGGCCCCCTTCGGTCCAGGGCCCGGAGGAAGTCCAACCCGTCCGGGGTCACCCGGTGTTCGCCCGAAGCCAGGCCAGGTAGGGCCCGTGCCCTTCCGCGATGGGCAGGGCGATGATCTCGGGCACTGTGTAGGGGTGGAGGGAAAGCACCCGCTCCTTGAGCTTGGGAAAGGCGAAGGTGGTGGTCTTGACGATGAGGAGGAGTTCCCGGTCCTCCACCACCTCCCCTTGCCAGCGGTAGATGGAGGTGAGGCCGGGGACGATGTTCACGCAGGCGGCCAGGCCCTCCTCCACCAGGGTGCGGGCCAAGGCCCTCCCCACCTCCTCCGTGGGCACGGTGATGAGGACCACCTCTTCCATCTACTTCTCCTCCTCCACGGCGAAGGCGCTCGCCACCTCGTCGTCCTCGGGCAGGTTCATCACCTTGACCCCAGCGGTGGGGCGGGAGTACTGGGGGATCTCCTTCACCGGGGTGCGGATGGCCAGG encodes:
- a CDS encoding alpha/beta fold hydrolase; translated protein: MRGLVFLHAFPYNPKMWEGEVAHFRGRLPVLAPHYLGLNLPQAAEKVLKEMDEAGLEEAVFVGLSMGGYLIFELWRKAPERFLGFVLADTRSGPDTEEAKRNRYALRERVLAEGVGFLPEALLPSHLGRTTQAEKPEVAARARELILQAIPEAVAESLKALAERPDSTPLLPGMRRPALVLVGEEDALTPVEEAKRLAKALPDARALILPEAGHLANLENPKAFRTALLGFLAEIF
- a CDS encoding sensor histidine kinase, giving the protein MPPLSFRLRLFLSFSLLWLLFLVGALYLAGRGVERALRGHLERGLLEDARKAAEAYQKGLSGSLIATGGVYLHLYAEDGEPLLLTRPEHRLEPEALRGAGETPRVTFREGFAAAWARTPLGLLVLTQDTAPIDLALAALRRSLVEAFFLLFPVGVGLVYLTARLAARPLEEAAREIARRNPERLEPVPLTLPQDEFGRMVKAVNGLLEALKEAKERERAFLAEASHELRTPLTVLLGHLDRLSRNPQDEEALRTARATAERMRRLVEDLLALARGEAGWSLNLHIVDLEALAKEAAQEYGVAFQGEGAEVLGDPDRLLQMLRNLLANGVRAAGKEGVWVRLRRDGGLALLEVEDTGPGIPEDLLPRLFQRFARGPGGGVGLGLAIAQAIAKAHGGEISVESRPGRTVFRVRLPLLEEGEAE
- a CDS encoding helix-turn-helix domain-containing protein — encoded protein: MTQTRETLSFKPGEVILYPGVPGPRDRVYRVLEGLVRLEAVDEEGNALTLRLVRPGGYFGEEALSGTERTYFAEAVTEVAVEALPKEPRPEELLDLVAHLAQALSESYRRIERLATQRLKNRMAAALLELAETPLAREEEEGLVLRATHDELAAAVGSVRETVTKVIGELVREGYIRSGYGKILLKDVKGLKELAQSRGEGR
- a CDS encoding NAD(P)H-dependent glycerol-3-phosphate dehydrogenase, with protein sequence MKVAILGAGAWGTALGVLLASKGIPTALLARRREHAEALRAQRENKDYLPGVALPAYLYPTHDPEEALSGAEFAVVALPSKALDTLKDLPRAPWYLSATKGLFFREGALLTPSQWVAALTDRPVAALSGPNHAEEVARFLPTASVVAGPEALARRAQEVFHSPTFRVYTSADLRGVELCGGLKNVLALAAGMVDGLRLGDNAKAALLTRGLREMVRFGTAQGGEEATFYGLAGLGDLLATAYSLHSRNRGAGERLVRGEALERLEDRGVVEGLYAVKALMAWRQRAGVELPIAEAVYRVAYEGLDPLKALSELMSREPKAEG
- a CDS encoding response regulator transcription factor, with translation MKRILLIEDDPEVARLVELELKEAGFQVEWAKSGMEGLVRHREKKPDLVVLDLGLPDLDGAEVARRIRATDDTPILVLTAQDAVERKVGLLSEGADDYLVKPFHPAELLARIQVQLRHKGGSEVLAVGRLALYPKRRQVFFGETEVRLSPKEFDLLHLLMHRPGRVFPREEIEEKIWGRPLGRESNVLDVHVANLRAKLREVGAYGYLRTVRGLGYAVRPGKGDEEA
- the sufU gene encoding Fe-S cluster assembly sulfur transfer protein SufU, whose protein sequence is MSVLDELYRETILKHYQHPKNFGVLPQASRRAGGMNPSCGDQVEVMVLLEGDTIADIRFQGQGCAISTASASMMTEAVKGKKVAEALELSRKFQAMVVEGAPPDPALGDLLALQGVAKLPARVKCATLAWHALEEALR
- a CDS encoding DUF502 domain-containing protein, producing MRLRQRFLTGLVTLLPLLVTLYFLGWVYTYSGGYIQGFLHLLNLEVPRAYQPALPFVGLFLAALLIYLVGTLAEHYLGRRLIVSLERSLLLIPLVRDIYKAVQQIAHTLFGQKEVKFSRAAVIEYPRRGLYTLCFVVQPVGSRLPPLPEGYTAVLVPTSPVPASGMVILVPTEEVIPLEISVEDALKYVVSAGFLLPEKPSGPLTSLPQRAEPSP
- the cutA gene encoding divalent-cation tolerance protein CutA → MEEVVLITVPTEEVGRALARTLVEEGLAACVNIVPGLTSIYRWQGEVVEDRELLLIVKTTTFAFPKLKERVLSLHPYTVPEIIALPIAEGHGPYLAWLRANTG